One genomic region from Nilaparvata lugens isolate BPH chromosome 3, ASM1435652v1, whole genome shotgun sequence encodes:
- the LOC120350262 gene encoding uncharacterized protein LOC120350262, with protein MYIKQRNHKPTLEEVAPTILEIARLKREIKRRHKEIMLGRRIAEEKHVEHFKPLAEPLVNLVETFQQMPVQQPQLPPSRASKKRPRYLKPRIKMHSRHVKGRQRQSKPELLSSEHRPFSTASTHHTYPTPPTTPFVKDATYTRRGLTGASKAKHKLQLSSIDEESPTFESYGTGEVSSPMAGTSGVGRQLWKAGKQAFEEDEGEEYNMSRGYDDSSDEELSGDGQDDD; from the coding sequence atgtatatcaaacaaaggaaccatAAGCCAACATTGGAGGAGGTTGCTCCTACCATATTGGAGATTGCTAGGTTGAAGCGTGAAATCAAAAGGAGGCATAAGGAAATCATGCTGGGTAGACGGATTGCAGAAGAGAAACATGTGGAACACTTCAAACCTCTAGCTGAGCCACTAGTCAACCTAGTCGAAACCTTCCAACAGATGCCAGTTCAACAGCCACAACTACCTCCATCAAGAGCATCCAAGAAGCGTCCCAGGTATCTGAAGCCTAGAATAAAAATGCACTCCAGGCATGTGAAGGGTAGGCAGAGACAATCCAAGCCAGAGTTGTTATCATCAGAACATCGTCCTTTCTCAACAgcatcaacacaccacacataTCCTACTCCACCAACAACACCATTTGTTAAAGATGCCACATATACAAGGCGTGGACTTACTGGTGCAAGTAAAGCAAAACATAAGCTCCAACTCTCCAGCATTGATGAAGAGTCACCAACATTTGAATCATATGGAACTGGAGAAGTTTCAAGTCCAATGGCAGGCACCTCAGGAGTTGGACGGCAACTATGGAAAGCAGGAAAGCAGGCATTTGAAGAGGATGAGGGTGAGGAGTATAATATGAGTAGAGGATATGATGATAGCAGTGATGAGGAGCTGTCTGGAGATGGACAGGATGATgattga